From the Thermovirga lienii DSM 17291 genome, one window contains:
- a CDS encoding efflux transporter, RND family, MFP subunit (PFAM: HlyD family secretion protein~TIGRFAM: RND family efflux transporter, MFP subunit~COGs: COG0845 Membrane-fusion protein~InterPro IPR006143~KEGG: aco:Amico_0303 efflux transporter, RND family, MFP subunit~PFAM: secretion protein HlyD family protein~SPTR: Efflux transporter, RND family, MFP subunit;~TIGRFAM: efflux transporter, RND family, MFP subunit) codes for MKKWIAFICVFALLGALMWYRGEQKRELENLTVEVEKLPVEVISLKDEVFYDVVNFTATIEPEYTSAVVSKVSGRTVMEVKVDEGDPVKKGQILAILDTSIVDQQLADATSKFEKAKADYERYKALYGDEVISKQQFEQARTLYVQAKTALEQLRILKGYHFLRSPVDGVVALRAVDPGDTVSSSTVAFVINQQDVVKVVGPVPESQYPMVEVGQEGLVSVDAFGGEVFKARVTRVSPTLDPVTRTGTVELKLPSGGKLKPGMYARVSLSLGQRKVKVLPREAVRTLAGTGERICFVVSGDTAVTRIIKTGEEQGKWVEVTGGLDPEDLVIATNSSKIADGVKIEVTNR; via the coding sequence ATGAAAAAATGGATAGCCTTTATATGCGTATTCGCCCTATTAGGGGCTTTGATGTGGTATAGAGGGGAGCAAAAAAGGGAGCTCGAAAACTTAACCGTCGAAGTGGAAAAGCTTCCTGTAGAGGTCATTAGCTTAAAAGATGAAGTCTTCTACGACGTTGTGAACTTCACCGCCACCATAGAACCAGAATATACGTCTGCAGTAGTTTCCAAGGTGTCGGGTAGGACCGTTATGGAGGTTAAGGTGGATGAGGGCGACCCCGTGAAGAAAGGACAAATCCTTGCAATCTTGGATACCAGCATAGTGGACCAACAGTTGGCAGACGCCACATCCAAGTTTGAGAAAGCCAAAGCGGACTATGAACGCTACAAAGCATTGTACGGTGATGAAGTAATAAGCAAGCAGCAGTTCGAGCAAGCCAGAACCCTTTACGTCCAGGCTAAGACCGCCTTGGAGCAGCTTCGCATACTCAAGGGTTACCATTTCTTGCGGTCTCCTGTTGATGGTGTAGTTGCCCTTAGAGCCGTTGACCCTGGAGATACGGTGAGCTCTTCAACTGTTGCCTTTGTCATTAACCAGCAGGACGTGGTCAAAGTAGTTGGACCGGTTCCTGAAAGCCAGTATCCCATGGTTGAAGTGGGACAAGAAGGCCTTGTCAGTGTGGACGCCTTCGGTGGTGAGGTCTTTAAGGCCAGGGTGACGAGAGTTTCTCCGACTCTGGATCCTGTGACGAGGACGGGCACTGTGGAGCTCAAGTTGCCCTCCGGCGGCAAGCTTAAACCGGGCATGTATGCTAGGGTGTCGTTATCTCTTGGCCAGCGAAAGGTAAAGGTCTTGCCTAGGGAGGCGGTTCGCACATTGGCTGGCACCGGCGAAAGGATATGTTTCGTTGTATCTGGTGATACAGCCGTCACTAGGATCATAAAGACTGGTGAAGAACAAGGGAAGTGGGTCGAAGTAACGGGAGGTTTGGATCCTGAAGATCTGGTAATAGCCACTAACTCAAGCAAAATAGCGGATGGAGTCAAGATAGAGGTGACGAACCGGTGA
- a CDS encoding ABC transporter related protein (PFAM: ABC transporter~COGs: COG1131 ABC-type multidrug transport system ATPase component~InterPro IPR003439: IPR003593: IPR017871~KEGG: tte:TTE1863 ABC-type multidrug transport system, ATPase component~PFAM: ABC transporter related~SMART: AAA ATPase~SPTR: Bacitracin transport ATP-binding protein BcrA) yields MELAVHTVELTKKYGSFTAVDRLNLSIRKGEVFGLLGPNGAGKTTTILMLLGLTEPTSGKAEVLGHDPVKEPIAVKRMVGYLPENVDFYEDLTASENLFYMAGLNGISSKERDKKVPQVLDMVGLLGSKDSLVGTFSKGMRQRLGIAAVLLKDPKLVILDEPTNGIDPEGIEKILSLIRSLAKELDVTFLLCSHMLYQVQRVCDRVGIMYRSSLVASGTVEEVGRAILGERKRIIKFKPEDNTMPKLEDIKDLEGLSEVKVLGDHFVAHFDEGKLPLVMRGLLDRGFVPFEVSGKDYSLEEIYLRYFQGV; encoded by the coding sequence ATGGAATTGGCTGTCCATACAGTAGAACTCACTAAGAAGTATGGCTCCTTCACTGCTGTCGATAGGCTCAACCTCTCCATAAGGAAAGGGGAGGTGTTTGGGCTTTTAGGCCCTAATGGGGCCGGTAAAACCACCACTATATTGATGCTCCTGGGGTTGACCGAGCCCACATCGGGAAAAGCCGAGGTATTAGGGCATGATCCCGTGAAGGAGCCTATAGCGGTCAAGCGCATGGTTGGATATTTGCCCGAGAACGTGGACTTTTACGAGGACCTGACTGCCAGCGAAAACTTATTTTACATGGCGGGATTGAACGGTATATCCTCTAAGGAGAGGGACAAAAAAGTTCCTCAGGTATTGGACATGGTGGGTCTTCTGGGCAGCAAGGACTCGCTAGTGGGGACTTTTTCCAAAGGAATGAGACAAAGATTGGGGATAGCGGCGGTCTTGCTGAAAGATCCCAAGCTAGTGATACTTGATGAGCCCACCAATGGTATAGATCCTGAGGGCATAGAGAAGATACTGTCTTTGATAAGGTCCTTGGCCAAAGAGTTGGACGTGACATTCTTGCTCTGTTCACACATGCTGTATCAGGTCCAAAGGGTATGTGACAGAGTGGGAATCATGTACAGAAGCTCTCTTGTCGCCTCTGGAACCGTGGAGGAGGTAGGCAGGGCCATCTTAGGAGAGAGAAAAAGGATAATAAAGTTCAAGCCTGAGGATAATACTATGCCAAAACTTGAAGACATAAAAGATCTGGAGGGTCTTTCTGAAGTTAAGGTTTTGGGAGACCACTTTGTTGCACATTTTGACGAAGGCAAACTGCCCCTGGTTATGCGTGGCCTTTTGGATAGGGGGTTTGTTCCCTTTGAGGTGAGCGGAAAGGACTATAGCCTGGAAGAAATTTATCTAAGGTATTTCCAGGGGGTGTGA
- a CDS encoding ABC-type transport, permease protein (COGs: COG1277 ABC-type transport system involved in multi-copper enzyme maturation permease component~InterPro IPR017871~KEGG: bth:BT_0926 ABC-type transport, permease protein~SPTR: ABC-type transport system) yields the protein MTGIRTIFWKEMADHFGSKRFLVIAFIIVLASLSSAYGALGSPELHNFGKEYLFLSLLSTSGGTLPSFLFFVSFLTPLIGIIMGFDAINGEKQRGTLSMLVSQPIYRDSIINGKFLAALAVSALMIAGILALIAGVSMSKLGIVPNEEEIARTLVFYFATLLYISFWLSMAILFSVLFDKTSTSALASIALWIFLVFFVYMVAGILADHLAPISQNSSVEELMRNERLKITFMRASPAYLLQEISMAVLNPAVRILTPLTADRLQGLIPTPLSVGQSVMVVWPQLVVLCALSIICFGISYVAFMRKEIRS from the coding sequence ATGACTGGCATACGGACGATCTTTTGGAAGGAGATGGCGGATCATTTTGGAAGCAAACGTTTCTTGGTCATAGCGTTCATAATAGTGCTTGCTAGTCTTTCCTCAGCTTACGGAGCCCTTGGAAGTCCTGAACTACATAATTTTGGGAAGGAGTACCTTTTTCTTTCCCTTCTTTCCACCTCCGGGGGGACACTACCATCTTTTTTGTTCTTCGTGAGTTTTTTGACGCCCCTTATAGGGATAATAATGGGGTTTGATGCCATAAATGGAGAGAAACAGCGAGGCACTTTGAGCATGCTGGTTTCCCAGCCCATATACAGGGACAGCATAATAAATGGCAAGTTTCTTGCAGCTTTGGCCGTCTCAGCTTTGATGATAGCCGGGATATTGGCTCTTATAGCTGGGGTTTCCATGTCCAAGCTTGGCATAGTGCCTAACGAGGAAGAGATAGCAAGGACCTTGGTATTTTACTTTGCCACCCTTCTTTACATCTCCTTTTGGCTAAGCATGGCCATACTTTTCTCGGTGTTGTTCGATAAGACATCCACCTCAGCTTTGGCTTCCATTGCTCTTTGGATATTCCTTGTATTCTTCGTTTACATGGTGGCGGGCATACTAGCAGATCACTTGGCCCCAATCTCTCAAAATTCTTCTGTAGAAGAATTAATGAGAAACGAGAGGCTGAAGATAACCTTCATGCGAGCTTCTCCGGCATATCTGCTTCAGGAGATATCCATGGCTGTATTGAACCCCGCTGTGAGGATATTGACGCCGCTTACGGCAGATAGACTTCAGGGGCTAATACCCACGCCCCTGTCGGTCGGGCAGAGCGTCATGGTTGTTTGGCCCCAGTTGGTGGTGCTGTGCGCCCTTTCAATAATATGTTTTGGAATATCCTATGTGGCGTTCATGAGGAAAGAGATACGCTCGTAG
- a CDS encoding LSU ribosomal protein L33P (PFAM: Ribosomal protein L33~TIGRFAM: ribosomal protein L33, bacterial type~InterPro IPR001705~KEGG: tai:Taci_1514 ribosomal protein L33~PFAM: ribosomal protein L33~SPTR: 50S ribosomal protein L33;~TIGRFAM: ribosomal protein L33~manually curated) codes for MADVVGLQCTQCKRRNYVTTVNKKKMQKKLEKKKFCRWCGTHTLHKETK; via the coding sequence ATGGCAGACGTAGTAGGATTGCAGTGTACACAGTGCAAAAGGCGCAATTATGTGACTACCGTCAACAAGAAGAAGATGCAGAAGAAGCTTGAAAAGAAAAAATTCTGCAGGTGGTGTGGAACTCACACCTTGCACAAGGAGACAAAGTAG
- a CDS encoding acriflavin resistance protein (PFAM: AcrB/AcrD/AcrF family~TIGRFAM: heavy metal efflux pump (cobalt-zinc-cadmium); The (Largely Gram-negative Bacterial) Hydrophobe/Amphiphile Efflux-1 (HAE1) Family~COGs: COG0841 Cation/multidrug efflux pump~InterPro IPR001036~KEGG: aco:Amico_0304 acriflavin resistance protein~PFAM: acriflavin resistance protein~SPTR: Acriflavin resistance protein), giving the protein MKLPEISIKRPVMTLMFFLGVIIIGGIVLLNLKVDLLPDIEPPVITILTSWPGASAVDVEQRITKEIEDEMSTVEGVDDIISNTLDGISAVSVKFKWGEDTQLKTGDIRDAISRVKYRLPADANDPIVLRITSGTIPVVEFTLTAERTFEGLYHFADRVVSDELSRVPGVGQVMIFGGKQREIKVSLKLDSLEGYGLSPAAIIGALKQENINIPSGSLKEGSTEYYIRVPGRFRSVDEIRKLVVAVHKGRPVLLEDVADVVDGYRESIMHGWQNDKESVVLIVMKNGDANTVEVASAVKERMEELKRTRFPSDVNYTVVMDTSEFILNSLRNLSQSLIAGIVLVFVVTLLFLRRLPASLTICGAIPFSLVVTFIAMGKLGFTINVFTLSALAMASGMVVDNAVVTSDQIIYHIEKGERKKVAALLGASEVGEAIMGSTLTTVVVLLPLAFISGLVGVFFKSLSVVMVLAVSASLFVSLTFIPMMASKVFHRSPAEGKFLKAFARLFERMEERYGELVAWALENPMKVILLSLALMTFTIFGFRLVGTELTPDPDTGDVQITFQLPEGTRLEETDKFVRKVIEHAEQTVPEARFVFGFDGREEEGFSIAVGQDAGPNIGTVGMKLINKNKRKRSAFEVAEELRQWIRSQPGIEKMTVQVTTPISSMFLGTKPISIEVYGDDLAKVSRVAESIVQMVKNVPGAVDVGLDQKHKRPEVWIEVDREKAALMGIRTSTIAQTLRTFFYGYSTNDYGDENFWEGEDDYPIRVQLNREERDDLSVFERLMVPSETGKLVRLSTVARIVEAEGLPQITRKDRQRYLTVGANVQGRSLGEVTKEISRKLSEMELPEGVRISFGGQVKEQKEAFTQMGYLVLLGILLVYMVMAGLYEAYLDPLVIMFSIPFALTGVVFAYLVTGIYLSLQGMLGIIMLVGIVVNIAIVLVDYINLLRARGRKLREAIVEAGRRRLRPVLMTTLTTFFGMLPMAVSRGEGAEIWRPLAVSVMGGLLVSMFVTLLLIPVMYCLVEEKIRRQKRFVEAKEVA; this is encoded by the coding sequence GTGAAGCTGCCAGAGATTTCCATTAAACGACCTGTCATGACCCTCATGTTCTTCTTGGGGGTAATAATCATCGGAGGCATTGTGCTCTTGAACCTGAAGGTAGACCTTCTGCCGGATATAGAGCCGCCCGTTATAACCATTCTCACGTCTTGGCCCGGAGCGTCGGCGGTGGACGTAGAGCAGAGGATCACCAAGGAGATAGAGGATGAAATGTCCACAGTCGAAGGGGTAGATGACATCATCTCCAATACTCTGGACGGCATATCGGCCGTCTCAGTCAAGTTCAAATGGGGAGAGGATACCCAGTTAAAGACCGGGGACATCAGGGACGCTATATCCAGGGTGAAGTATCGACTTCCAGCTGATGCCAATGACCCCATAGTGCTGAGGATAACATCAGGCACCATACCGGTGGTAGAGTTCACGTTGACTGCGGAGAGGACATTTGAGGGACTGTATCATTTTGCTGACAGGGTGGTCTCTGACGAACTTTCCCGGGTTCCAGGGGTCGGCCAGGTGATGATTTTTGGTGGAAAGCAAAGGGAAATAAAGGTATCTCTTAAGTTGGATTCCCTTGAGGGATATGGGCTTTCTCCTGCAGCGATCATTGGGGCCTTGAAGCAGGAGAACATAAATATACCTTCGGGGTCGTTGAAGGAGGGTTCAACAGAATATTACATAAGGGTCCCAGGTCGTTTCCGGTCCGTTGATGAGATACGAAAGCTTGTAGTTGCCGTACATAAGGGCAGGCCGGTGCTTTTGGAGGACGTGGCTGACGTGGTGGACGGTTACAGGGAATCGATAATGCACGGATGGCAAAATGATAAGGAGTCCGTGGTCCTCATAGTGATGAAAAATGGTGATGCCAATACTGTGGAGGTGGCGTCGGCAGTAAAGGAAAGGATGGAGGAACTTAAAAGGACCAGGTTTCCTTCCGACGTGAATTACACTGTGGTTATGGACACGTCGGAGTTCATACTCAATTCGCTGAGAAACCTGAGTCAATCCCTGATAGCTGGGATCGTTCTAGTTTTCGTGGTGACTTTGCTCTTTTTGAGGAGGCTGCCTGCTTCCTTGACCATATGTGGTGCCATACCCTTTTCCCTGGTCGTCACCTTTATTGCGATGGGCAAGTTGGGCTTTACGATAAACGTTTTTACCCTCTCTGCCCTTGCAATGGCTAGCGGCATGGTGGTGGACAACGCCGTGGTTACCTCGGATCAGATCATATATCACATAGAAAAAGGGGAGCGAAAGAAGGTGGCAGCCCTTTTGGGTGCCAGCGAGGTAGGGGAAGCCATAATGGGTTCTACCCTTACCACGGTCGTGGTTTTGCTGCCGTTGGCCTTCATATCGGGCCTGGTTGGGGTTTTCTTCAAATCGCTGAGCGTGGTAATGGTACTGGCGGTATCTGCATCCCTCTTCGTTAGCCTAACGTTCATTCCAATGATGGCGAGCAAGGTTTTTCACCGTTCTCCAGCGGAAGGGAAATTTTTGAAGGCTTTTGCTCGGTTGTTTGAGAGAATGGAAGAGAGGTATGGAGAGCTTGTCGCCTGGGCGTTGGAGAATCCCATGAAGGTTATTTTGCTCTCTTTGGCCTTAATGACGTTTACCATATTCGGCTTTCGTTTGGTAGGAACGGAGCTGACACCTGACCCTGATACTGGAGACGTGCAGATAACCTTCCAGCTTCCTGAGGGTACCCGCCTGGAGGAGACAGATAAGTTTGTCAGAAAGGTGATAGAGCACGCAGAGCAGACGGTACCTGAGGCTCGGTTTGTTTTTGGTTTTGATGGCCGTGAAGAAGAAGGGTTCTCCATTGCCGTGGGGCAGGATGCGGGGCCCAACATAGGCACTGTAGGAATGAAGCTGATTAATAAAAACAAGAGAAAGCGGTCGGCGTTTGAGGTTGCGGAGGAGCTTAGACAATGGATACGCAGCCAGCCAGGCATAGAGAAGATGACGGTTCAAGTAACCACACCCATAAGCTCCATGTTCTTGGGAACAAAACCCATAAGCATAGAGGTGTATGGAGATGACCTTGCCAAGGTATCTAGGGTAGCAGAGTCCATAGTCCAGATGGTAAAGAATGTGCCTGGTGCAGTGGATGTGGGTTTGGATCAGAAGCACAAGAGGCCAGAGGTATGGATTGAAGTGGATAGAGAAAAAGCTGCTCTCATGGGTATCAGGACCTCAACTATAGCTCAGACTCTAAGAACCTTCTTCTATGGCTACTCTACTAATGATTATGGAGATGAAAACTTCTGGGAGGGAGAAGATGATTACCCAATAAGGGTGCAGCTTAACAGGGAGGAAAGGGACGACTTGTCGGTGTTTGAACGGCTCATGGTTCCCAGTGAGACCGGTAAACTCGTACGCCTTAGCACGGTTGCCAGGATAGTGGAGGCTGAAGGGCTTCCGCAAATTACTCGAAAGGACAGGCAGAGGTACCTAACGGTGGGGGCCAATGTTCAGGGGCGTTCTCTAGGAGAGGTAACCAAGGAGATATCTAGAAAGTTGTCGGAAATGGAGCTTCCCGAAGGGGTAAGGATTTCCTTTGGGGGCCAGGTGAAGGAGCAGAAGGAAGCGTTCACCCAAATGGGCTATTTGGTGCTTTTGGGCATCTTGCTTGTCTACATGGTGATGGCAGGGTTATACGAGGCCTATCTGGATCCTTTGGTAATAATGTTCAGCATACCTTTTGCCCTCACGGGAGTTGTATTCGCATACCTTGTGACGGGTATATATCTTTCTCTTCAAGGCATGTTGGGAATCATCATGTTGGTGGGTATAGTGGTCAATATTGCCATAGTATTGGTGGACTACATAAACCTTTTGAGGGCTAGAGGAAGGAAGCTTCGAGAAGCCATTGTGGAGGCAGGGAGAAGACGTCTCAGGCCTGTTCTTATGACCACTCTCACAACCTTCTTTGGTATGTTGCCTATGGCCGTAAGCAGAGGTGAGGGAGCGGAGATATGGAGGCCCCTTGCTGTCTCTGTAATGGGGGGACTTTTGGTTTCCATGTTTGTTACCCTGCTCTTGATTCCGGTGATGTACTGTCTGGTCGAGGAAAAAATCAGGAGACAGAAGCGTTTTGTAGAGGCCAAGGAGGTAGCGTGA
- a CDS encoding hypothetical protein (PFAM: NPCBM-associated, NEW3 domain of alpha-galactosidase~COGs: COG1470 membrane protein~KEGG: mrb:Mrub_0459 hypothetical protein~SPTR: Putative uncharacterized protein) — translation MKRISSNILSFMGRKVYSVVCLALLALLIVPSIPVFAASGSFEVHVPYTGLILGRGEDAEIEITLKNTSTEECVVDVGVVKKQEASNWDVKLVSSKWDGHGVSQVRLGTDKTLNEVELILSLKPGKDTNPGVYRFTFYAALKGSQKRFEIPITVELKGEKIAPVREQLKLETSYPVIENPAGSDFSYEVSLENNTKDPKVVSFELELPSGWTGSVTPRWESGKKIQSMKLEGSSTERLAVTVTPPKTVEKGSYPVKLVAKTDNYEASIDLSAVVTGTYELKLLPETQRLNFETTAGQETTLTLYVWNDGTAPIDNVEFFVSKPDGWKVEFEPKKIERLEPYALKGKPDQVKMIVKAPERTIPGDYQVTVTASGSQSDDTLVLRATVKVPTGWGWLGVLVIVVVLALLFGTFWKLKRR, via the coding sequence ATGAAGCGCATTTCTTCAAACATCTTATCGTTTATGGGGAGAAAGGTGTACTCTGTGGTTTGCTTAGCTCTGCTTGCACTTCTTATTGTCCCAAGTATTCCTGTTTTTGCAGCTTCAGGCTCTTTTGAGGTCCACGTTCCTTACACTGGTCTAATCTTGGGCCGGGGAGAAGACGCTGAGATAGAGATAACCTTAAAGAACACCTCCACCGAGGAGTGTGTTGTAGATGTAGGAGTAGTCAAAAAACAAGAAGCATCGAATTGGGATGTGAAGTTGGTCAGCTCCAAGTGGGACGGACACGGCGTATCACAGGTGCGCCTTGGCACTGACAAAACTTTGAACGAGGTTGAGCTGATCTTGTCCCTCAAACCCGGAAAAGATACGAATCCTGGTGTGTACCGCTTTACGTTTTATGCGGCCCTTAAAGGCTCTCAAAAGCGGTTTGAAATACCCATCACCGTTGAGCTGAAGGGCGAGAAAATAGCGCCCGTAAGGGAGCAGTTGAAGCTGGAGACCTCGTATCCTGTAATAGAGAATCCAGCTGGCAGCGACTTTTCCTATGAGGTGTCCTTGGAGAACAACACCAAGGATCCCAAAGTGGTTTCCTTCGAGTTGGAGTTGCCGAGCGGTTGGACTGGAAGTGTGACACCTCGTTGGGAATCGGGGAAGAAGATCCAGTCGATGAAGCTCGAAGGAAGCAGCACGGAGCGTCTTGCCGTTACTGTTACGCCTCCTAAAACTGTCGAAAAGGGCAGTTACCCTGTGAAGCTGGTCGCAAAGACGGACAATTACGAGGCCTCCATAGACTTAAGTGCTGTTGTAACGGGAACTTACGAGCTGAAACTTTTGCCGGAGACTCAACGTCTTAACTTCGAGACCACGGCAGGTCAGGAGACCACTCTGACCTTGTACGTTTGGAACGATGGTACTGCCCCGATAGATAACGTGGAGTTTTTCGTGTCCAAGCCAGATGGATGGAAAGTGGAATTCGAACCCAAAAAGATAGAGCGCCTTGAGCCCTATGCTTTGAAGGGCAAGCCAGACCAGGTGAAAATGATCGTCAAGGCTCCAGAGCGCACCATTCCTGGAGACTATCAGGTGACTGTGACGGCTTCAGGAAGTCAGAGCGATGATACCCTTGTATTGCGTGCAACTGTGAAGGTTCCTACGGGTTGGGGTTGGCTAGGGGTCCTCGTAATAGTAGTGGTGTTGGCTCTCCTTTTCGGTACATTCTGGAAGCTGAAGAGGCGATAG
- a CDS encoding translation elongation factor Tu (PFAM: Elongation factor Tu domain 2; Elongation factor Tu C-terminal domain; Elongation factor Tu GTP binding domain~TIGRFAM: small GTP-binding protein domain; translation elongation factor TU~COGs: COG0050 GTPase - translation elongation factors~InterProIPR000795: IPR004161: IPR004160: IPR004541: IPR 005225~KEGG: tai:Taci_1515 translation elongation factor Tu~PFAM: protein synthesis factor GTP-binding; elongation factor Tu domain 2 protein; elongation factor Tu domain-containing protein~SPTR: Elongation factor Tu;~TIGRFAM: translation elongation factor Tu; small GTP-binding protein), giving the protein MAKEHFDRSKPHLNIGTIGHIDHGKTTLTAAITKTLSSVGWADFTPFDQIDKAPEERERGITINIAHVEYQTEKRHYAHIDCPGHADYIKNMITGAAQMDGAILVVAATDGPMPQTREHVLLARQVNVPALVVFMNKVDMVDDEELLDLVEMEIRDLLSKYEFPGDEVPVIRGSALKALESEDSSRDNPWAKAIWELMDACDSYIPEPQREVDKPFLMPIEDVFTITGRGTVVTGRVERGIIKPGDEVEIVGMQEDTRKTVATSLEMFRKILDEAIAGDNVGVLLRGVGKDDVERGQVLAKPGSITPHKHFMAEVYVLKKEEGGRHTPFFSGYKPQFYFRTTDVTGEIKLPEGVEMVMPGDNSQFEVKLIVPVALEEGLRFAVREGGRTVGAGVVTKILD; this is encoded by the coding sequence ATGGCGAAGGAGCATTTTGATAGGTCTAAGCCGCATTTGAACATAGGAACGATAGGTCACATTGACCATGGGAAGACGACGTTGACGGCAGCGATAACGAAGACGCTATCTTCGGTGGGCTGGGCGGATTTTACGCCTTTTGATCAGATAGACAAGGCGCCGGAGGAGCGTGAGCGTGGTATTACGATCAACATAGCGCACGTTGAGTATCAGACGGAGAAGAGGCACTATGCGCACATAGACTGTCCTGGCCACGCGGACTACATCAAGAACATGATCACTGGTGCTGCGCAGATGGACGGGGCCATATTGGTAGTTGCGGCGACCGACGGACCGATGCCCCAGACGAGGGAGCACGTGCTGTTGGCGCGCCAGGTTAACGTACCTGCGTTGGTAGTGTTCATGAACAAGGTTGACATGGTGGATGACGAGGAGCTTTTGGATCTTGTTGAGATGGAGATCAGGGACTTGTTGAGCAAGTATGAATTCCCTGGCGATGAGGTTCCTGTGATCAGGGGTTCGGCGCTGAAGGCGTTGGAGTCCGAGGACAGCAGCAGGGACAATCCATGGGCGAAGGCCATATGGGAGCTTATGGATGCATGCGACAGTTACATACCGGAGCCGCAGCGTGAGGTTGACAAGCCATTCTTGATGCCCATAGAGGACGTGTTCACGATCACAGGTCGTGGAACGGTTGTAACTGGTAGGGTAGAGCGTGGAATCATCAAGCCTGGTGATGAGGTAGAGATAGTAGGTATGCAGGAGGATACTCGGAAGACGGTAGCGACGTCTCTTGAGATGTTCCGCAAGATATTGGACGAGGCCATAGCGGGCGACAACGTTGGGGTTCTTTTGCGTGGAGTAGGCAAGGATGACGTTGAGCGTGGTCAGGTATTGGCGAAGCCTGGGAGCATTACGCCGCACAAGCACTTTATGGCCGAGGTTTACGTATTGAAGAAAGAGGAAGGTGGCCGTCACACTCCGTTCTTCTCTGGTTACAAGCCTCAGTTCTATTTCAGGACGACGGACGTTACTGGCGAGATCAAGTTGCCTGAGGGAGTGGAGATGGTAATGCCTGGAGACAACTCTCAGTTTGAGGTTAAGTTGATAGTGCCAGTAGCTTTGGAGGAAGGTTTGCGTTTTGCAGTTCGTGAAGGTGGCCGCACGGTCGGCGCTGGTGTCGTAACGAAAATTTTGGACTAG
- a CDS encoding hypothetical protein (KEGG: aco:Amico_0305 hypothetical protein~SPTR: Putative uncharacterized protein), whose amino-acid sequence MKVLWICCNETIAEDVMECLDSSGLSGYAVWKDMLQKDNVGGKTHWGDGVFPGKNWAFMTCGDEEKIGCAVKRLEGLRQEPYVLEAGLEAYIWEAESVFEKKS is encoded by the coding sequence ATGAAGGTTTTATGGATATGCTGTAACGAGACCATAGCCGAAGATGTGATGGAATGCCTGGATAGTTCAGGCCTCAGTGGGTACGCTGTATGGAAGGATATGCTTCAAAAAGATAACGTTGGGGGTAAGACGCATTGGGGTGATGGAGTGTTCCCTGGGAAAAACTGGGCGTTCATGACCTGTGGAGATGAAGAGAAGATAGGTTGTGCCGTAAAACGCTTGGAAGGTTTAAGGCAAGAGCCCTACGTTCTTGAGGCAGGGTTGGAAGCCTATATTTGGGAAGCCGAGAGCGTTTTTGAGAAAAAAAGTTAG